The window ATCAACCTATGTGATGTACATGTGTGTGGAGCTTAGAGAGGAAGTTGGTTAATGGATCAGATATTAGTTGAATCCATGCAAGACATTAGCTATGACTCAAGCAAATGGATATCCCCTATGAGGATTGTATGAACAACCATGTTGAATCCCTTATGTAGGACCAAAGTGGGGGAGATCAGAATCTCGAGCCTGAGATGATCCAAGAAACCGCTTAGCAGATATAATTGTTGATGATGAGCTGCTGTACGAAAGGATAGAAGAGGTACATGACCATCAGAGAATTACGTCGACAAGAGTGGTGGTGATGTGGAAATGCATATGAGATGAAAACAATCTAGGGATGAGAACGCTGATGGAGAATCGATTTGGGAATTAAGAGGACGTTGGATCTCCGTGAGGAATATGGAACCTGGTCTGTTGCATGAACCATTAGATTTCAAAGGACGAGTTGTTTACCCATTCGGGTTCAGGATGTTAGAGTTGGAGTATCGACATatagaattcggggacgaattccattcaagtgggggagaattgtaacggcccggttcctggcccaaaaattttcataaaagaatgggcttctctacggcccatttCACAAAAAACCTAGGGTTCCCTTCACCCTTTCCTTTATAAAGAGATGCAGCCCAttcttttctctcattttctgaaacttgagcgaagctctgcagagatttagagagacttggaaaccctagccgtcaagcttctcttttccctcttccctcttcttctctcacgcctctctttctctcctctctccctcctcctcgcCGGTGCcatgtggtgatggtggtggtggttgcagccgtggtggtggtgaccagatctcgtctctctcttgtttagttgttccagatctgttcagatctcttcatccttgtttccagatccagatctaggctaaggtggagtgtttcgaacccaaccttctttcatggttctgtatactcctatatgttggagttaggtttgcttagaccctgtttgggagttaggttgatagtacatggtattgctaggatgatagatgaatggatcatgatgcataagaaccctcatactgataaatgggacttgatgaactgaattgaattgttgtggtaatggttgattggtagttgatacttgtatgtttggttgtgatgtcccatgtgttgttgtgattgaagttaggatgctagagagaaataaatgctaggatgataggtGAGCAGTGattataaaagttattgaagtagaacttgaatgcgatgtgtattgtgtgtgacaccgataacgggtggcgtctagtgattgagtccaagtacaagtatgaatgaaaaggggAGTAATTGGGAATGAGAAGGGTTAAGTGgaaacgataaggaagtgaaaggataagtaaaagtatgaaagaatgatgttaaggttaagcatgggtgggaaagcatatagagagtctaaggaaagtaggtggggtaagtagtccacgctaggtatccataggagatgtggcgaatccacatgaatatggaagcacccataggagatgtggccaatccacatgaatatggggtagaagcctagtggggggctacccactgaggaaaagtatgtgtggcagcagttcacgctaggtatccataggagatgtggcgaatccacatgaatatggaagcacccataggagatgtggcgaatccacatgaatatggggtagaagcctagttggGACTACCCACTGATGAAAAGAACGTGTGCCAACCGCGAGAGGCGGGATATAAAAACGTGcatcatggtcgggtaacggggagttaaaggtgtcataggatcgagttggactggtaagatgagtcggttaagtctagggtttgacctgtgtggcaatgagtgagatcattgtattgattgatcactaggttgttagaaatgaatggaagttaatgtggaaattacagatgacgataggaaatgataaaatgcattaactgattgtagtggctagtcggtcctagttcccgcatagagtagtatagagtgtcatgcgggcaggctggtctagagccacttcactgagtaacttgttgctcacccctccatttccattttttcctgtgcgcaggactgtaagtagaagtatatggatgtgggtgtgacggtatttcaaagaaggttatgcgctcgtctctcgggaccagtaacgggatacgtagggttgtctaaatgagtagacacgtgtccataacgccccttcgataaccccggtcggacgccgggggatcgggctgttacacGTACGTCCTCGAAGAGACACCGTTTAGAGTCTTGATTGGTTCGGCTAAGGATCGTACCAAGCGCCGGTTAAACCGGACTGGTAGAGTAGTGTGGCTTGATCATGTCGACTCGATCTTGTTCGAGCACTTGCTGTGGCTTCTTCGTAACGATGCCTCTTCATTTTCGGATATGGATGTCGTCGAGATCATTGATTTCTACGCTCAAGATTGCTAGAGAAATAAATTGTGATGTTGCAAGTTGTAACCATTTAGACGTGTATACTGTGATGCTATACTCGGTCTTTGATTCATAGTGTTTTTAGAGGATCGGTTTGCTTCGAAATATCTGTGATCTTTGTGCTATAACGAGAAGGCTCATTAATATTTGCTACAGACAATGCGGCCCATTATGAGATTTGATACCAATGAACCAACAAAAAACTGTTCCCTTGCAACCAACAAAAACACTGAGCGGTACGCGTAGTTTGTCAATCTAATCTAGCTTCATAAGATAACAAATAGGCATTGTATTATTTAAATAACCAAAGAAATTTTAGGGGTCAAACATTCGGATGTGATGTTTTGATCAATGGTTCACTAATAATTGTTATATGAAACTATATTTAACAAGTAATCGTTTGCAACTTTATGAACTTTATAAAGAAAGATTGATTAGCTTGTTTTAGAATGCTGTTCTTAATAATATCAATATTTGTGAAAGTTAGTTGGATTCCATTGAAGAAAGGGCAAGGATCCGTAGTACGTTGGTAAAAATCATGGCTGTCTCTTCTTTACccacatttatatatttgtatatgaaCACTTTTGTATCTAGTAACTTAGATAACTTAAGTATATTGTTGACCGAAAATGATAACTACTTgcattatattacttaagtatatttgtatattgttaattttatatttctagtttacttctataattttatattttatactgaTGTTGCACATGGttcaaaattagataatatacaaTTATGAATAAAATCATTTGCTGCtcaattaaaatacatatcaagcTTTTTGTCCttacattaacaaaaattgcatccaaaattttaaaataacaactaaattagtgtatttctattttttaaattttatcatCAAacttattaatagtttaatctaataaaaattagaaaatcagttaagttaaaagtatatattttaaatacactTAAACAATgaagaatttaatttatttttctttcaaaatctaaatattcgaacctgatccgaaataaccgaacccgaactTAAAATACCCTAAAATGTAGAAATATCCAAACGGATTTTAGATCTCTATACCAAAATATCcgaaaatccaaattcaaatatccgatccgaacccgaacgagTACCCGAACACCCACCCCTACTATGAGCAATGATTGTTAATCAATAGTAAATGTGTTGTGATGAACATTTTCAGCTACTTTGCTTTAGTTAATTGCGTGTGTGCCAGCTTAGCATCAAATGGGTCGAGCACTTAAGGGTATGATTGGAATCGAAATGGtagattaataattttatttcttaattAGCACTCCACTTGCACTTTCCTTTGTATTTTACTAGCATTACTTTAATTTCTTGTCGTTTAGTATTTCCCGTCTTTTATTACTTTTTGTCGTTTTGATGGCCTCAAAACTTTGATAAGGCGGACAATCTATTCAGTCATGTGTTTGGAAAAACCCTAGCGAGCTAAATGATTGTTATTTT is drawn from Brassica rapa cultivar Chiifu-401-42 chromosome A05, CAAS_Brap_v3.01, whole genome shotgun sequence and contains these coding sequences:
- the LOC103867801 gene encoding auxin-responsive protein SAUR77, giving the protein MACLISPVMKLRRLSSADSRRFAYRNLSDDDMEDSVIRVVVGKEKKEFMVETYVLEETPFRVLIGSAKDRTKRRLNRTGRVVWLDHVDSILFEHLLWLLRNDASSFSDMDVVEIIDFYAQDC